A section of the Streptomyces sp. Je 1-369 genome encodes:
- a CDS encoding MCE family protein — MSGQRSLTGPAVKSLIFIVVTALATTVLAVSVAGTDVGRTRTYKAWFTDATGLNEGDSVRVAGVEVGQVSSIEIVQRRYAEVEFALDEDRRMPASATASIKYLNMIGQRFVDVRRGAGPVGRALEPGQTIPLSRTSPALDLTQLFNGFQPLMQGLSPRDTNELAASIVQVLQGEGGTVESLLRTIGSLTTTVAAKDRVIGEVITNLNRVLKAVNTRQKGFTELIGTVEELVSGFADDRKTVGRSVDSLAKLSVSTADLFGQSRAPLKDGIRDLGRLSKTLDDHAPLVENFLEKTPRKMAAVSRVASYGSWLNLYLCEAKLSGVSTYDGSPPPTGLAIKAARCRA, encoded by the coding sequence GTGAGCGGACAGCGCAGCCTGACCGGGCCCGCCGTCAAGTCCCTGATCTTCATCGTGGTGACCGCCCTGGCCACCACCGTGCTCGCCGTGAGCGTCGCGGGCACCGATGTCGGCCGTACCCGTACCTACAAGGCCTGGTTCACCGACGCCACCGGCCTGAACGAGGGCGACTCGGTGCGCGTCGCCGGGGTGGAGGTGGGCCAGGTGTCGTCCATCGAGATCGTCCAACGGCGGTACGCGGAGGTCGAGTTCGCGCTCGACGAGGACCGTCGGATGCCTGCCTCCGCGACGGCCTCCATCAAGTACCTCAACATGATCGGGCAGCGCTTCGTCGATGTGCGGCGGGGCGCGGGTCCGGTCGGCCGCGCCCTGGAACCCGGGCAGACCATCCCGCTGAGCCGCACCTCCCCGGCGCTCGACCTGACCCAGCTCTTCAACGGATTCCAGCCGCTGATGCAGGGACTCTCCCCGCGGGACACCAATGAGCTCGCCGCGTCCATCGTGCAGGTGCTCCAGGGCGAGGGCGGCACGGTCGAGAGTCTCCTGCGGACCATCGGGTCGCTGACCACGACGGTCGCCGCCAAAGACCGGGTGATCGGGGAGGTCATCACGAACCTCAACCGGGTCCTCAAGGCCGTCAACACCCGGCAGAAGGGCTTCACCGAACTCATCGGCACGGTGGAGGAACTGGTCTCCGGGTTCGCGGACGACCGCAAGACCGTCGGCCGGTCCGTCGACTCGCTCGCCAAGCTCAGCGTCAGCACGGCGGACCTGTTCGGGCAGAGCCGGGCACCCCTGAAGGACGGCATACGCGACCTCGGGCGGCTGTCGAAGACCCTCGACGACCACGCGCCGCTGGTCGAGAACTTCCTGGAGAAGACGCCGCGGAAGATGGCGGCCGTCTCCCGCGTCGCGTCGTACGGCTCCTGGCTGAACCTGTATCTCTGCGAGGCGAAACTCAGCGGGGTCTCCACCTACGACGGCAGTCCGCCGCCGACCGGACTCGCCATCAAGGCTGCGAGGTGCCGGGCATGA